Below is a genomic region from Macaca thibetana thibetana isolate TM-01 chromosome 1, ASM2454274v1, whole genome shotgun sequence.
tgtatatatatggtggCATGAAGTCCCTGGGCTTTCATCCAAAAGAAATTCCAGCTTCGAGCAACAGAAGattccctcttcctctgcctgaaatgtttGAGGACAGAAGCAGGGGGATGACATGGAGAGACCTATCAGTGACACAGCATTCCCACAAAGGGGCCAGAGTGCCCCCActtagaaggtgaagggggatgCCCCTTGCCCGCCAGCCCCCTCAGCCCAGGGTCCTTGTCCTCCTCCAGCATCCTTACTCACCTTGCATGCAACAGAACATGGGCAAGTGAGGCTGTGGAGTTTTGGGAAGAGCTTCCCCCTGCACATCCTCAAATCCCCTATGCCAGTGCCAGGAGGAGATGCCTACAGAGACAGACACTCCATTTAGCTCCCAAGCCCTTCATTGAGGTTGGGAGCAGGTCACTTCCCCAGGCAGTACTCTGACGTTGCATCTGCAAGAGGCACCTGAAACTGACACCTGCCTCCTAAGGGCTGTGTGAATACACATTCAGAGCTTAGAACAAtaactggcacatagtaagcactcaggaAATGtgtgctattattattgttgatagttttataaaaagccacgacctggccgggcacggtggttcatgcctgtaatcccagcactttgggaggccaaggcaggcaggtcaccaggtcaggagattgagaccattctggctaacacggtgaaacccaatctttactaaaaatacaaaaaattagccaggcgtggcatgcacctgtagtcccagctacttgggaggctgaggcaggagaatcacttgaacccaggaggcagaggttgcagtgagcctagatcacgctactgcactctagccggggtgacagagtgaggcttcgtctcaaaaaaaaaaagccacgacCCTGTGATTGCAGAATTTAGGCAGATAATGACGGCAAACCCTTACAGAGTGTTTACCTATCACTAGACACTGGTGTTAGTGTCTAGTGAAACATCCTGCATGTACTAatgcatttaatcttcacactaACCCTATGAGGAAGACCTCATGATCATCACCCTCTttctgtagatgaggaaactgaggcactgagaagtTAACTAACTTGCTAGCAGGTCAAACAGTTGGCAGATGGCAGGTCTCATATGTGAACGCAGCCAGTCTAAAATGTGTGTCTGAGGAGACACAGGGGGGATCCCACCTCAATCTGCCACCCGTACCTATGGCTTTGAACAGGCCATGCCTCTGGGCAGCTCTGGCCTCTGCTTTCTAGGTTCCTGTCCCTCGTCTGTGTCCATTATGATTATTATCAGTGTTATTCttatccctcccccttctctgATACTAAAcactcccccaacacacacactacTAAAAGCCCTGGGCTCCAGCTGAGTGCTGGTGGCACGAACCGGCCAGCCAGCTCACTGGGGAGAGCACACCCCAGAATAATTCTGCTGTCTGAAGGGGGGACTCCTGTGCTGTGGTCATGTGACTGCAAAGGCACTTGCTGAAATTGCTGTTCCTGGGACTCCCAAAAACAGTAGCGCTGCCAGATTTGTGTCCTGACAGTGTCTAGCATCCTCTGTCATGCGGGGAGGGCAGGGATGGTGAGACAACCCTGAGGGACCCCTGGtgtggggagaggcagggggTGTGCAAGGAGTGTGGGTTGGAGAGAGATGACCAAGGGGCTTCTGTGAACATGATCCAAACCAGCAGGAAGGCAGAATCCTTCCCGCCCTTCCTTTATGATTTGCAAACCTGGACCCAGCCCAGCCTCCAGAAGAGACTTAAAGAGATTTAAGCAGCTGGCTAGCAGGACTTTCTTTTACACAGAATAGACTAACTTTTTCATAGAACGGGGCTGGGGTAAGGCCAGGAAAATTAAACAAGCACTAAAAATATTGTCACGCTGCTGACAGCACAATCACAGGCCCCAGGCCTGGGTGGCATCCAGACAGCCCTGTTCTTTCGAGACAGCCCCCTCCTCCAGACTCAGGGACCTGTCTGGCTGTGAGCTCCCAGGAGGTCCCAGGGGTGtgacctccttccctccctccctcccttttcccttcaCCCCAGGCCAGCCCAGGGCCAGCTATAAAGCTGGCCCAGCCTGGCTCTCAGCATGCCCAGCTGCCTAAGACCCTCCTTCAGTCTCCTTAGAGGACAGCTCCACTCTGCCTCCTGCTCCTCCAGAGCAGCACCATGCGgcccctgtggctctgctggGCACTCTGGGTGCTGCCCCTGGCCGGCCCGGGGGTGGCCATGACTGGGGAGCAGCTCCTGGGCAGCCTGCTGCAGCAGCTGCAGCTCAGCGAGGTGCCTGTACCTGACAGGGTGGACATGGAGGAGCTGGTCATCCCCGCCCACGTGAGGGCCCAGTATGTGGCCCTGCTGCGGCGCAGCCATGGGGACCGCTCCCGCGGGAAGAGGTTCAGCCACAGCTTCCGAGGTGaggccctccctccctgctgcccccGGTCCCATGGTCAGGGACAGGCCGGTTGTGCCCACTCTGGTGGTGTCAAAGGGCTCCTGGCCTTTTAGGACTCTGTGGGAGGCTGTGTGAGGGCCACGGTCCAAGGAGCAGTGAGGAGGGGCCAGGCCTGGGCCCAGGGTCTCCAGCTGTGCACTGAGGGCCCCCCTCTAGCCCAGGGGAGCTGCACCAGGCTAGACCTGTTGGAAAAACCAAGGCATCAGAGAAGGGGAGGGTAGAGGAGAAAAAGTAGAGCTGGGGGAGCGGGTGAGTGTGTGCCTCAAGGAACTTGGTGCAGCTGTACTCCCGgggtctgttttcacactgccacTCTGGTCTGAACCTAACCTTGAGTAAATGGCTTTAATATCCTCTCTCCACCATGTGCTCATCTGGAACAGGGGTATGACTATGTCTTAGCCATCTCCCAGCACTGTGAACATCAAAGTGAGTTCTTGTGGATAGAAGCATGTTTGGATAACTGAAAAATACCTAAGTAGACTACCTGGGTTATACCTGGCTGTCAGGGGTGCAGCTGGGCCTGAATCCTCCCGCAGCCTCTCGCCTCCCTAGCTCCTCAGTGCCCAGAGCTAGACCCAAGGCCGGGCACCTGGGTGAGGATTCTGCTCCTAGCATCTCAGCTGAGGCAAACTTGCTAGCCCGGGGTCCCACAGTCGCCCCTGCCTGCTGGATGTAAACTGTTACTAAACAAGACCCAGATCCAAGAGAGATTTTTAAATCGGGCTTGCCCCAGAGATAGAACAGGGGCCGGTGTCTCCTTGGCCTGGCTGCCAGCTCATTGTCCCTGCCATCCTCAGAGATCCCCTGGAGTCCGGGGAGGCCCTGCTGACCCTGCTCTTGTCCCCAGAGGTGGCCGGCAGGTTCCTGGCGTCGGAGGCCAGCACCCACCTGCTGGTGTTCGGCATGGAGCAGCGGCTGCCGCCCAACAGCGAGCTGGTGCAGGCCGTACTGCGGCTCTTCCAGGAGCCGGTCCCCAAGGCCACGCTGCACAGGCACGGGCGGCTATCCCCGCGCAGCGCCCGGGCCCGGGTGACCGTCGAGTGGCTGCGCGTCCGCGACGACGGCTCCAACCGCACTTCTCTCATCGACTCCAGGTGGGGGTCGCGCGGGCGcgcagggcagggggagggggctgCTCGGCCTGGCTTGGGGGCGGGGAcgcggggggcggggcggggccctTGGGGCCCGTCCCAGTCCCCGCCCTCACGCAGCGCTGGGTCTCCGTGTCGTGTCTCAGGCTGGTGTCCGTCCACGAGAGCGGCTGGAAGGTCTTCGACGTGACTGAGGCCGTGAACTTCTGGCAGCAGCTAAGCCGGCCCCGGCCTCCTCTGCTGCTACAAGTGTCGGTGCAGAGGGAGCACCTGGGCCCGCTGGCGTCCGGCGCCCACAAGTTGGTCCGCTTTGCCTCGCAGGGGGCGCCGGCCGGGCTTGGGGAGCCCCAGCTGGAACTGCACACGCTGGACCTCAGGGACTATGGGTAGGTGCCGGACTGTGCAGACCAGAGACAAGCAACCACTGGGTGGTCCAGAACCCCGTCCCCAGGACTGTCTGGGGTACCGGATGGTGGCGGTGGACGAGGGGTTGGGGGGGAGCGTGGTGCAGACTGTCCCAGGATGCCAGCGATTGCCCACTGCATGTCAGGGTTTCTAATGGTAGAAATTGttttattggccaggcgtggtggctcaggcctgtaatcctagcactttgggaggccaaggtgggtggatcaccaggtcaggagttcgagaccagcctgaccaaatggtgaaaccccgtgtctaccaaaaatacaaaaattacccgggcgtagtggcgtgcgcccgtaatcccagctactcaggaggctgaggcaggagaatcgcttgaacccgggaagtggaggttgcagtgagccaagatcacaccactgcactccagcctgggggacagagccagactccatctcaggaaaaaaaaaaaaaaggaaaaaaagaaaagagaaagaaattgtattattcaggccaggcgcgtggctcatgcctgtaatcccaacactttgggaggctgaagtggaggattgcttaaagccaggagtttgacaccagcctgggccacacagtgaaatcctatccttaaaaaaaattttttttaaaaagtttttaaaaaacgacaaaaaaaaaaaaaaaaaaaaattgtaaggccaggtatggtggctcatgcctgtaatcccagcactttgggaactgaGGCcagcacatcacctgaggtcaggagttccagaccagcctggccaacatggtgaaacccgtctctactaaaaatacaaaaattagctgggcgtggtggcgggcacctgtaatcccagctacttgggaggctgcagcagaagaatcgcttgaacccgggaggcggagggtgcagtgagccaagatcgcaacattgtactccagcctgggcaacaagagtgaaaccctgtctcaaaaaaaaacaaaaacaaaacagaaattgtattattcattttatttatctttgataaTTTTCAATGGATTTTTATGTTGCCATTGACTCCATATACACATGATTGTAATCACCTACTTCCACTTTATCCTTCTTCGtgattaaatttttgaaaaatcctAGCTTTAGCGGTTACTAGGGGAGATGAGCTTCCCTCCTGCTTTGGTGAATTCTTTCCTTATGGACAAGTTAGCTCTCTGGAGCAGATGGGGGCTGCatagcacagtggttaagaaGAGGCCTTGGAACCAGTCGGCCTGGCCTCCATCTAGCTCTGCCTTCCACTGGCTGCATGTCCTCTGGCACGTCACCGAACACCTCTGAGTGTCAGTGGCCTCAGGTGGAATGGGGATAATGTTGGAACCTACCTGAGGATGAAATGCAGACATCACCTGAGATAATACATGTGAAGTACCTAGTTCAGTGTCCGGCCTGCTAGGAGACCTTTAATTAATAGTAGctgatttaattatttatgtttcagatatgtttattcattcatcttctCACAAATGTCCAGCTTTTAAAACAGTGAGAGCTGGATCATAAATCTCCCTCCCAGGTGTCCACTAAGCTGTGCCCCAGGCATTctgacctcagccttcccagctgACCTCTGACCCTGCTCTCCTTGCCCACACAGAGCTCAGGGCGACTGTGACCCTGAAGCACCAGTGACCGAGGGCACCCGTTGCTGCCGCCAGGAGATGTACATTGACCTGCAGGGGATGAAGTGGGCCGATAACTGGGTGCTGGAGCCCCCGGGCTTCCTGGCTTATGAGTGTGTGGGCACCTGCCAGCAGCCCCCGGAGGCCCTGGCCGTCAAGTGGCCATTTCTGGGGCCGCGACAGTGCATCGCCTCGGAGACTGCCTCGCTGCCCATGATCGTCAGCAtcaaggagggaggcaggaccaGGCCCCAAGTGGTCAGCCTGCCTAACATGAGGGTGCAGAAGTGCAGCTGTGCCTCGGATGGGGCGCTCGTGCCAAGGAGACTCCAGCCATAGGTGCCTGGTGTATCCATTGAATCCTCTAACTGAACATGTGCATAGAAGTGGTCTTAATGTAGGTCTTAACTTTATACTTAGCAAGTTACCCCATCCCCATTTAGTGCTCCTGTATGACCTTTGCCCTGTGTCCTTCCATTTCCTATATTTCCTATCCATCACCCATCCTAAGCACTTACATGAGTAAATAATGCAGCTCAGATGCTGAGCTCTAGTAGGAAATGCTGGCATGCCGATTACAAGATACAAATTTTCAGCTGGGAGTTTCTGTTCTCTGGCAAATTCTTAACCGAGTCTGGAACAATAATACCCTATGATTAGACAGAACTGAATTGCTCTATTATATGAGGAATTAAAACCTTCAAATCTCTATTTCCCCCAAATACTGACCCATTCTGGACTTTTGTAAACATACCTAGGCCCCTGTTCCCCTGAGAGGGTGCCAAGAGGAAGGATGAAGGGCttcaggctgggggcagtggacAGGGAATCAGGATGCCTGGTTTCTGGATCTGACAGGGCCACAAGCTAGGATCTCAAACAAACGCAGAAGGCTTTGGGTTGtcatttcctcttaaaaaggAGGAGCTGGGCTTCAGCTCTAAGACTTCATTGCCTTGGGGATCAGATAGCCCCTACCTACCCCTGCCCACCCTTCTGGAGACTGAGCCTTGCCTGTGCATATTTAGGTCATTTCCCACACTGTCTTAGAGAACTTGTCACCAGAAACCACATGTACTTGAGTGTTTTTTGTTAATTTAGCCAAAGCAATTGAATGTAGAtactcagaagaaataaaaagtgatgtTTCACTCTGTGTCTGTTTGTAATTTCCAGGAGCAATAATGGGGAATGAGAGCAACATAATGATCTGAAGAAAGGACCCCCAACCTCTAAGGGGCACTGAAGACTATAATAGCTAAAGTTAGATGAGGacttcatttattatatttctattttctcacaCAACTCTCATTCCAAAAATAGTAAACAATCACTCACATATGCCTCCTCTTTAGTTGATGTGCTGCCAAAGCGAGCACTgccgcctcttttttttttttttttttttttgagacagagtctggctctgtcacccagcctggaatgcagtggcacgatccgagtagctggaattacaggcatgtgccaccatgcccagctaatttttttttttttttttttttgagacggagtctcactctgttgtccaggctggagtgcagtggcataatcttggctcactgtaacctcctcctcctgggtcaagcaattctcctgcctcaggctcccaagtagctgggactataggcgtgtgccaccatggctggctaattttttgggttttgttgttgttgttgttgtttttgagatgagtctcgcactgtcagctgggttggagtgcagtggtgtgatctcagctcactgcaacctccgcctcccaggttcaagcgattctcctgcctcagcctcccaagtagctgggattataggcgcccaccactatgcctggctaatttttttgtatttttagtagagacggggtttcaccatgttggccaggctggtctcgaactcctgacctcgttatttgcctgccttgacttcccaaagtgctgggattacaggcatgagccactgcgcccagcccttggcatttttttttttagtagagacaggttttcaccatgttggccaggcaggtttcaaactcctgacttcaggtgatccgcccaccttggcctcccaaagtgctgggattacaggcataagccaccgtgcccagcctaatttttgcattttttagtacagacggggttttgctatgttggccaggctggtctcgaactcctgaccgcaagtgatctgcccccctcaggttcccaaagtgctgggattacaggctgagccaccgtgcccggcctgcctCCTCTTTAGAAAGCACTGTAACTCCTACAATAGTGGTGATGGGCAATGGGGGTTGACAATAGTGTGGTAAGCGagctaacatttcttgagcaTTCACTATGAAACAGGGAACTGGGCTAGGCATTGTCACATGTCAATTCTTGCAGCTATCCCATGAGGTGGGTATTATTCATCCTgttttttagatgaagaaacagcCTGAGGTAACGTGAGTGTGTTGAATCTCTATCCCACAGAATGGGTTATAAACTCCTTCCCATGCCAGTCCCCAATAAGCTGCTCTGCTGATGACACAAGCATTAGATTAAAATGTTATCTGGGAGCTGTCTTATGCAATTCCCCGCCATTTAGCTTTCCCATTCAGCTGGGTTTCCTTATGCTTGTCTATGGAGAAAGTTATACAGTCATGTACCGTAAAATGATGGTTCGGTCAATGACAGACCATATacacaatggtggtcccataagattacaatggagctgaaaaatcccTATGGTCTAGTGACATCATAGTCATTATGATGTTCTAGCACAACTCATTACTCATGTGTTTCTGGTGATGCTGATATAAACACACTTACTGTGCTGTCAGTTGTATAAAAACACAGCACAtgctaggctgggcatggtggcttacgcctataatcctaacactttgggaggctgaggaaggtggatccaggagttcgagaccagcctgaccaatatggtcaaaccccatctctactaaaaaaacaaaaattagtcaggcgtggtggcgggtgcctgtagtcccagctactcaggaggatgagacaggagaagaatcatttgaacccaggaggcagaggttgcagtaagctgatattacaccactgcactccagcctgggtgacagagcgagactccatctcaaaaaataaaataaagtaaaataaagcacaGCACATGCAATTATACATAGTATATAATACTTGATTAATGACTGTTACtgttatgtatttactatactttctattattttagagtactctttctacttatttaaaaaaaaaggttaaccGTAAAACAGGCTCAGGCGGGTCCTTCAGGAGgaatccagaagaaggcattgttatcgtaggggatgacagctccatgtgtgttaatACCCCCGAAGACCTTACATTGGGACAAAATGTGGAGgcggaagacagtgatattgatgatcccgACCCCATGTAGGCCTAGGCtactgtgtgtttgtgtttttattttttaacaaaaaagcttaaaaattagaaaaaaaattaaattttttaatagaaaaagcttatagaataaggataaaaggataaaagcttatagaataaggaaaaaaaaaaggacaaaaataaggataaaaagagcgcagtggctcaggcctgtaaccctagcactttgggaggccacgtcGGCAGATTGgctgaactcaggagtttaaggccagccagggcaacatggtaaaaccctatctctactaaaatacaaaaattacctgggtatggtggcgcatgcctgtagtcccagctactcgggaggctgagaaaggagaatcacttggacccaagaggcagaagttgcagtgagccgagatcacaccactggactccagcctaggtgacagagcaggactctgttcccctccaaaaaat
It encodes:
- the LEFTY2 gene encoding left-right determination factor 2 isoform X1, with the protein product MRPLWLCWALWVLPLAGPGVAMTGEQLLGSLLQQLQLSEVPVPDRVDMEELVIPAHVRAQYVALLRRSHGDRSRGKRFSHSFREVAGRFLASEASTHLLVFGMEQRLPPNSELVQAVLRLFQEPVPKATLHRHGRLSPRSARARVTVEWLRVRDDGSNRTSLIDSRLVSVHESGWKVFDVTEAVNFWQQLSRPRPPLLLQVSVQREHLGPLASGAHKLVRFASQGAPAGLGEPQLELHTLDLRDYGAQGDCDPEAPVTEGTRCCRQEMYIDLQGMKWADNWVLEPPGFLAYECVGTCQQPPEALAVKWPFLGPRQCIASETASLPMIVSIKEGGRTRPQVVSLPNMRVQKCSCASDGALVPRRLQP
- the LEFTY2 gene encoding left-right determination factor 2 isoform X2, with product MRPLWLCWALWVLPLAGPGVAMTGEQLLGSLLQQLQLSEVPVPDRVDMEELVIPAHVRAQYVALLRRSHGDRSRGKRFSHSFREVAGRFLASEATLHRHGRLSPRSARARVTVEWLRVRDDGSNRTSLIDSRLVSVHESGWKVFDVTEAVNFWQQLSRPRPPLLLQVSVQREHLGPLASGAHKLVRFASQGAPAGLGEPQLELHTLDLRDYGAQGDCDPEAPVTEGTRCCRQEMYIDLQGMKWADNWVLEPPGFLAYECVGTCQQPPEALAVKWPFLGPRQCIASETASLPMIVSIKEGGRTRPQVVSLPNMRVQKCSCASDGALVPRRLQP